Proteins encoded within one genomic window of Amycolatopsis nigrescens CSC17Ta-90:
- a CDS encoding hydantoinase/oxoprolinase family protein gives MRIGVDIGGTFTDLCVLDETGVLAVGKVLTTHDEPARAVEEVLAGTLREAGLNAGQVAQLVHGTTLVTNALIERTGARTALLATAGFRDVLEMRREHRYELYDLLIELPTPLVPRHLRFDVPERMLADGTVETSLDERYVAELGRELAGRGIGAVAICFLHSFTNPAHERRAAELLREVAPELKVALSSEVVPEIREFERASTTVANVYVQELTERYLRDLEARVHRAGVGPAPHIMLSNGGIATVDTAARYPIRILESGPAGGALAASAFGAAAAETDLLAFDMGGTTAKLCTISGGAPLVTHEFEVDRKYRLLPGSGLPVRVPVTDMIEIGVGGGSIARIDSLGLLTVGPDSAGSEPGPVCYGRGGSEPTVTDADLVLGYLDPGYFLGGAMKLDVAGARDTIRRRIAEPLGVSVAQAAYGIHAHVNEDMANAARVHAVERGKDPGVLPLFTFGGAGPVHGAGVARALGSPRVVAPPAAGVMSALGFLTAPLAFDFVRSSRAAVHELAWEQVDALFAEMEREGAELLEKSGVDSAEITHRRIAEMRYSGQGYEIRVPVRPGRWGERLIEDFRETYRKLYQRAGPDVSVEVLNWRVVSSGPPPDVTLKLRGAATSGDAGKGARQAYFPDAGGFVDTEVYDRYRLRPGDRIEGPAIVEERESTLVLPPGAACEVREDASLVVTP, from the coding sequence ATGAGGATCGGGGTGGACATCGGCGGCACGTTCACCGACCTGTGCGTGCTCGACGAGACTGGTGTGCTCGCTGTCGGCAAGGTGCTCACCACGCACGACGAGCCGGCCCGCGCGGTGGAGGAGGTGCTGGCCGGCACCCTGCGCGAAGCCGGGCTTAACGCTGGGCAGGTCGCGCAGCTGGTGCACGGCACCACCCTGGTCACCAACGCGCTGATCGAGCGCACGGGCGCGCGCACCGCGCTGCTGGCCACCGCCGGGTTCCGGGACGTGCTGGAGATGCGCCGCGAGCACCGCTACGAGCTCTACGACCTGCTCATCGAGCTGCCGACGCCGCTGGTGCCGCGGCATCTGCGGTTCGACGTGCCGGAGCGGATGCTCGCGGACGGCACCGTCGAGACCTCGCTCGACGAGCGGTACGTGGCCGAGCTGGGCCGGGAGCTGGCCGGGCGCGGCATCGGTGCGGTGGCGATCTGCTTCCTGCACTCCTTCACCAACCCCGCGCACGAACGACGGGCTGCGGAGCTCCTGCGCGAGGTCGCGCCGGAGCTGAAGGTGGCGCTCTCCTCGGAGGTGGTGCCGGAGATCCGCGAGTTCGAACGGGCCTCCACCACGGTCGCCAACGTCTACGTGCAGGAACTCACCGAGCGCTACCTGCGCGACCTCGAAGCCCGCGTGCACCGGGCGGGGGTTGGCCCGGCGCCGCACATCATGCTGTCCAACGGCGGGATCGCCACGGTGGACACCGCCGCCCGCTACCCGATTCGCATCCTGGAGTCCGGCCCGGCCGGTGGCGCGCTGGCCGCGTCCGCGTTCGGCGCCGCGGCGGCCGAGACCGACCTGCTGGCCTTCGACATGGGCGGCACCACGGCGAAGCTGTGCACGATCTCCGGCGGCGCGCCGCTGGTCACGCACGAGTTCGAGGTGGACCGCAAGTACCGGCTGCTGCCCGGTTCCGGCCTGCCGGTCCGGGTGCCGGTGACCGACATGATCGAGATCGGCGTCGGCGGCGGGTCCATCGCCAGGATCGACTCGCTGGGCCTGCTCACCGTCGGCCCGGACTCGGCGGGTTCCGAACCGGGGCCGGTCTGCTACGGCCGTGGCGGCTCCGAGCCGACGGTGACCGATGCGGACCTGGTGCTCGGCTATCTCGATCCGGGCTACTTTCTCGGCGGGGCCATGAAACTCGACGTGGCGGGCGCCCGTGACACGATCCGCCGCCGGATCGCCGAGCCGCTCGGCGTGTCCGTGGCGCAGGCCGCCTACGGCATCCACGCGCACGTCAACGAGGACATGGCGAACGCGGCCAGGGTGCACGCGGTCGAGCGCGGCAAGGATCCCGGCGTGCTGCCGCTGTTCACCTTCGGCGGCGCCGGCCCGGTGCACGGCGCCGGGGTCGCTCGCGCGCTCGGCTCGCCGCGGGTGGTGGCGCCGCCCGCCGCCGGGGTGATGAGCGCGCTCGGCTTCCTGACCGCGCCGCTGGCGTTCGACTTCGTGCGCTCGTCCCGCGCCGCCGTGCACGAGCTGGCCTGGGAGCAGGTGGACGCGCTCTTCGCGGAGATGGAACGCGAAGGCGCGGAACTGCTTGAGAAGTCCGGTGTGGACAGTGCGGAGATCACGCACCGCCGGATCGCGGAGATGCGTTATTCCGGGCAGGGCTACGAGATCCGGGTGCCGGTGCGGCCGGGGCGCTGGGGAGAGCGGCTGATCGAGGACTTCAGGGAGACCTACCGGAAGCTGTACCAGCGGGCCGGGCCGGACGTGTCGGTCGAAGTGCTCAACTGGCGGGTGGTGTCCAGCGGCCCGCCGCCGGACGTGACGCTGAAGCTGCGTGGTGCGGCCACGAGCGGGGATGCGGGCAAAGGTGCACGTCAGGCGTACTTCCCGGATGCGGGTGGATTTGTCGACACGGAGGTCTACGACCGGTACCGGCTGCGGCCGGGTGACCGGATCGAAGGCCCGGCCATCGTCGAGGAACGCGAGTCCACTTTGGTCCTCCCGCCGGGAGCTGCCTGTGAAGTGCGGGAAGACGCGAGCCTGGTGGTGACGCCGTGA
- a CDS encoding ornithine cyclodeaminase family protein, with product MIRSYDAAEIAAALDVPAAIESQWRAFTALATGVARMPEKIMVPGPGDGSVALAYAARVSPETGPVCKFVSFNPGNDALGLPSINGMIVALHQETGVPVALLDGAAITTARTSAASAVAVDALAVPEAGELAVIGCGAQGRAHVRAIAAVRAPRRVRMFSPTAERRREAVAALAREFPVEESMSVAEAVDGADMVVLCTVSEEPVLSASQVSPGALVLAVGSFEPHRREVGRDLLAMAAAVVVDHAGTAAAHAGPVLDALAAGVITEPLELGDVLLGRSTARRSPEDVIFYNSTGIAVQDAAAVWAVLTAAG from the coding sequence ATGATCCGGAGCTACGACGCCGCGGAGATCGCGGCCGCGCTGGACGTGCCGGCCGCGATCGAGTCCCAGTGGCGTGCGTTCACCGCGCTGGCCACCGGGGTCGCGCGGATGCCGGAGAAGATCATGGTGCCGGGCCCCGGCGACGGTTCGGTGGCGCTGGCCTACGCGGCGCGGGTCTCGCCGGAGACCGGCCCGGTGTGCAAGTTCGTCAGCTTCAACCCCGGCAACGACGCGCTCGGCCTGCCCAGCATCAACGGCATGATCGTCGCGCTGCACCAGGAGACCGGGGTTCCGGTGGCGCTGCTGGACGGAGCCGCGATCACCACCGCGCGCACTTCCGCGGCCAGCGCGGTCGCGGTGGATGCGCTCGCCGTGCCGGAAGCGGGTGAGCTGGCCGTGATCGGCTGCGGCGCGCAGGGCCGGGCGCATGTCCGGGCGATCGCGGCGGTCCGCGCGCCGCGCCGGGTGCGGATGTTCAGCCCGACCGCCGAGCGCCGCCGGGAAGCGGTGGCCGCACTGGCTCGTGAGTTCCCGGTCGAGGAGTCCATGAGCGTGGCGGAGGCGGTCGACGGCGCGGACATGGTCGTGTTGTGCACGGTGAGCGAAGAGCCCGTGCTGTCCGCTTCGCAGGTTTCGCCCGGCGCGCTCGTGCTGGCCGTCGGATCCTTCGAGCCGCATCGGCGCGAGGTCGGCCGCGACCTGCTCGCCATGGCGGCCGCGGTGGTGGTGGACCACGCGGGCACGGCCGCCGCGCACGCCGGCCCGGTACTGGACGCGCTGGCCGCCGGGGTCATCACCGAACCGCTGGAGCTCGGTGACGTGCTGCTCGGCAGGTCCACCGCCCGCCGTTCACCGGAGGACGTGATCTTCTACAACAGCACCGGGATCGCGGTCCAGGACGCGGCCGCCGTCTGGGCCGTGCTCACGGCCGCGGGATGA
- a CDS encoding TetR/AcrR family transcriptional regulator has protein sequence MPASSYRARVRAELTEEIKATARRHLAADGANLALRAVARDLGMVPSALYRYFASRDELLTALITDAYNALGEAVETAEAAVPRDELRGRWLAVCHAVRDWALVNPAEYTLLYGSPVPGYAAPADTVPPAARVVNALGRVLADSAADGVLPGFTVRPPAALREELRTLSAQQGPELPDAAAEVLLTAGIAAWVQLFGLVNFEVFGRFDDIFQARGELFDVQMRLMADLAGVPG, from the coding sequence ATGCCAGCGTCTTCCTACCGAGCCCGGGTACGCGCCGAGCTCACCGAAGAGATCAAGGCGACCGCCCGGCGGCACCTCGCCGCGGACGGCGCGAACCTGGCGCTCCGGGCGGTGGCCCGTGACCTCGGCATGGTTCCTTCGGCGTTGTACCGGTACTTCGCCAGCCGGGACGAACTGCTCACCGCCCTGATCACCGACGCCTACAACGCGCTCGGCGAGGCCGTCGAGACGGCCGAAGCGGCGGTGCCGCGAGACGAACTCCGCGGCCGCTGGCTGGCGGTCTGCCATGCGGTGCGCGACTGGGCGCTGGTCAACCCGGCCGAGTACACGCTGCTCTACGGCAGCCCGGTGCCCGGCTACGCGGCGCCGGCGGACACCGTGCCGCCCGCCGCGCGGGTGGTCAACGCGCTGGGCAGGGTGCTGGCCGACAGCGCGGCCGATGGTGTCCTGCCGGGATTCACCGTGCGGCCGCCGGCGGCGCTGCGGGAGGAGCTGCGAACCCTGAGCGCGCAGCAGGGCCCCGAGTTGCCGGACGCGGCCGCCGAGGTGCTGCTGACCGCCGGGATCGCCGCATGGGTACAGCTCTTCGGCCTGGTCAACTTCGAGGTCTTCGGCCGGTTCGACGACATCTTCCAGGCGCGCGGGGAACTCTTCGACGTCCAGATGCGGCTGATGGCCGATCTCGCCGGAGTGCCCGGCTGA
- a CDS encoding SDR family NAD(P)-dependent oxidoreductase, with amino-acid sequence MSRLRDKVAVVFGGARGIGLATVKEFVAEGATVFAADIREPAERLDGAEQSLVDATAEKQVGEFVAAVLAKTGRIDVLFNNVGIHLAKPLADTTLEEFDNIFALNVRAAFLGTRAVLPHMIERKSGSIITTSSNGGVMGRPGDPVYNATKHALVGMMKSIAVAHAHQGIRANTVNPGAIDTDMLRGTLSTPDEFEAKQHQLVASTPAARVGEAWEVAKAVLFLASDESRFVNGVVLPIDGAKAAGAMPGGRYSLDFELGVR; translated from the coding sequence ATGTCCAGGTTGCGCGACAAGGTGGCCGTGGTGTTCGGCGGGGCGAGGGGAATCGGCCTCGCCACCGTAAAGGAGTTCGTGGCCGAGGGTGCGACGGTGTTCGCCGCCGACATCCGCGAGCCCGCCGAGCGGCTGGACGGTGCCGAACAGTCCCTTGTGGATGCTACAGCGGAGAAGCAGGTCGGCGAGTTCGTGGCCGCCGTGCTGGCCAAGACCGGCCGGATCGACGTGCTGTTCAACAACGTCGGGATCCACCTGGCCAAACCGCTGGCGGACACCACGCTCGAGGAGTTCGACAACATCTTCGCGCTCAACGTGCGGGCCGCCTTCCTCGGCACCCGCGCGGTGCTGCCGCACATGATCGAACGGAAGTCCGGCAGCATCATCACCACCTCGTCGAACGGCGGGGTGATGGGCCGGCCGGGCGACCCGGTGTACAACGCCACCAAGCACGCGCTGGTCGGCATGATGAAGTCCATCGCGGTGGCGCACGCGCACCAGGGCATCCGTGCCAACACGGTGAACCCCGGCGCGATCGACACCGACATGCTGCGCGGCACACTGTCCACACCGGACGAGTTCGAGGCCAAGCAGCACCAGCTGGTGGCCAGCACGCCGGCGGCGCGGGTCGGGGAGGCGTGGGAGGTGGCCAAGGCGGTGCTGTTCCTGGCCAGTGACGAGTCCAGGTTCGTGAACGGGGTGGTGCTGCCGATCGACGGCGCGAAGGCGGCCGGCGCCATGCCGGGTGGCCGGTATAGCCTCGACTTCGAACTCGGCGTGCGGTGA
- a CDS encoding hydantoinase B/oxoprolinase family protein — translation MTVDPILVGVIGNRLHSILAEQQNALVNTAFSAVVRESLDLACAVFDSRGEMIGQSVGGTPGHINAMATGMHHFVRAYPPETLEPGDVLLTNDPWQTAGQINDITVATPVFLRGRPVAWFASCCHAPDIGGRLVSAEAGEVFEEGLRLPIMKWLRAGKVNADLEALIRANVRTPEETIGDLYAQTTSNEVGAAGLVRLLDEFGLDSLDPVAAEIMDRSERALRDALAALPDGSHSNEVRTDGFDDEEIVLRATVTIEGRDIHVDFAGSSPQSRHGINVVLNYTRAYASFAVKAAIAPGVPHNAGSFRPVRVTAPPGSVLNCAEPAPVASRHIIGHFLPSLLLGALREAVPGNAPAASADALWMLIWRGARPGSEFMLNVFQTGGIGARANKDGLNTTGFPSGLRSTPTEVIETMAPLVQRERVLRTDSGGPGRHRGGLGQRTTMTARDGVSWSVNGNVDRTRYPASGVDGGGDGMTGRFGLRGGADLPAKRRVPLDGADEVDVVLPGGGGYGDPFDRDPTEVLADVVDGYVSATAARERYGVAVRYLGAADALVRLPEDYEVDSAETSRLRRKGM, via the coding sequence GTGACCGTGGATCCGATCTTGGTCGGGGTGATCGGCAACCGGCTGCACTCGATCCTGGCCGAGCAGCAGAACGCGCTGGTGAACACGGCGTTCTCCGCGGTGGTGCGGGAGTCGCTGGACCTGGCCTGCGCGGTGTTCGACTCGCGCGGCGAGATGATCGGCCAGTCCGTCGGCGGCACTCCCGGTCATATCAACGCGATGGCCACCGGGATGCACCACTTCGTCCGCGCGTATCCGCCGGAAACGCTCGAACCGGGCGACGTGCTGCTGACCAACGACCCGTGGCAGACCGCCGGCCAGATCAACGACATCACCGTGGCCACCCCGGTCTTCCTGCGCGGGCGGCCGGTCGCCTGGTTCGCCTCCTGCTGTCACGCGCCGGACATCGGCGGCAGGCTGGTCTCCGCCGAAGCCGGCGAGGTCTTCGAGGAGGGCCTGCGGCTGCCGATCATGAAATGGCTTCGGGCCGGCAAGGTGAACGCCGACCTGGAGGCGTTGATCAGGGCGAACGTGCGGACGCCGGAGGAGACCATCGGTGACCTGTACGCGCAGACCACCAGCAACGAGGTGGGCGCGGCCGGCCTGGTGCGGCTGCTGGACGAGTTCGGGCTGGACTCGCTGGACCCGGTCGCCGCCGAGATCATGGACCGGTCCGAGCGCGCGCTGCGGGACGCGCTGGCCGCGCTGCCGGACGGCAGCCACAGCAACGAGGTGCGCACGGACGGGTTTGACGACGAGGAGATCGTGCTTCGGGCCACGGTCACCATCGAGGGCCGGGACATCCACGTGGACTTCGCCGGTTCTTCGCCGCAGAGCCGCCACGGCATCAACGTGGTGCTGAACTACACGCGGGCGTACGCGTCCTTCGCGGTCAAGGCGGCCATCGCGCCCGGAGTGCCGCACAACGCGGGTTCGTTCCGCCCGGTGCGGGTGACCGCGCCGCCGGGGTCGGTGCTCAACTGCGCGGAACCGGCACCGGTGGCTTCCCGGCACATCATCGGGCACTTCCTGCCGTCGTTGCTGCTCGGTGCGCTGCGCGAAGCGGTACCTGGCAACGCGCCGGCGGCCAGTGCGGACGCGTTGTGGATGCTCATCTGGCGGGGCGCCCGGCCGGGAAGCGAGTTCATGCTCAACGTGTTCCAGACCGGCGGTATCGGTGCCCGCGCGAACAAGGACGGCCTGAACACCACCGGCTTCCCCAGCGGGCTGCGGTCCACCCCGACCGAGGTGATCGAGACGATGGCCCCGCTGGTGCAGCGCGAACGCGTGCTGCGCACCGATTCCGGCGGGCCTGGTCGGCATCGCGGCGGGCTCGGGCAGCGCACCACCATGACCGCCCGCGACGGCGTTTCCTGGAGCGTCAACGGGAACGTGGACCGCACCCGGTACCCGGCGTCCGGAGTGGACGGTGGCGGGGACGGCATGACGGGCCGGTTCGGCCTGCGGGGCGGCGCGGACCTGCCGGCCAAGCGGCGGGTGCCGCTGGACGGCGCCGACGAGGTGGACGTGGTGCTGCCCGGTGGCGGCGGCTACGGCGATCCGTTCGACCGGGATCCGACCGAGGTGCTGGCGGACGTGGTCGACGGGTACGTTTCGGCGACGGCCGCGCGCGAGCGGTACGGCGTCGCGGTGCGCTATCTCGGTGCCGCGGACGCGCTGGTCCGGTTGCCGGAAGACTACGAAGTGGACAGTGCGGAGACGTCGCGCTTGCGGCGGAAAGGAATGTGA
- a CDS encoding GntR family transcriptional regulator has product MTGPTATLQRDRHLLVRSGTAERVAAILRDRITEGVFLPGTRLSEPSISAALGVSRNTLREAFQLLAHERLAVHELNRGVFVRELSAPDIEDLYQVRRMVECGAVRLAGERGNRGFSAIEQAIVDGQRAAAEERWREVGSASIHFHQALVDLAGSDRASATARQVLAETRLFFVLTESTRAFFEPYIVRHRRILRHLERGRPDLAEQALEKYLRAAEKQLLAAYERRSG; this is encoded by the coding sequence GTGACCGGCCCGACCGCGACCCTGCAGCGAGACCGGCACCTGCTCGTTCGCAGCGGCACCGCCGAGCGGGTCGCGGCGATCCTGCGCGACCGGATCACCGAGGGCGTTTTCCTGCCGGGCACCAGGCTTTCCGAGCCGTCGATCAGCGCCGCGCTCGGCGTTTCCCGCAACACCCTGCGCGAAGCGTTCCAGTTGCTCGCGCACGAGCGGCTGGCCGTGCACGAGCTGAACCGGGGCGTGTTCGTGCGCGAGCTGAGCGCACCGGACATCGAGGATCTCTACCAGGTGCGTCGGATGGTCGAATGCGGCGCGGTCCGGCTGGCTGGTGAGCGGGGCAACCGCGGGTTCTCCGCAATCGAACAGGCCATTGTGGACGGACAGCGGGCGGCGGCGGAGGAGCGCTGGCGGGAGGTCGGTTCCGCGAGCATCCACTTCCACCAGGCGCTGGTCGACCTTGCCGGCAGCGACCGGGCCAGCGCGACCGCGCGGCAGGTGCTCGCGGAGACCCGGTTGTTCTTCGTGCTCACCGAAAGCACTCGTGCGTTCTTCGAGCCGTACATCGTGCGGCACCGGCGGATCCTGCGGCACCTGGAGCGCGGTAGGCCGGACCTTGCCGAGCAGGCGCTGGAGAAGTACTTGCGTGCCGCGGAAAAACAGCTGCTGGCGGCGTATGAAAGGCGATCGGGATGA
- a CDS encoding NAD-dependent epimerase/dehydratase family protein encodes MSLHVIVGAGPIGSATAKLLAGQGHQVRLVTRRGTGPEHPEIELAAADAADRTALAKLSHGAEALYNCASPPYHRWPVDWPPLADSLLATAEETGAVLVTTSNLYGYGPVDGPMTERAPLGSTGVKGGVRRRMWLDALAAHEAGRVRATEVRSSDYLGAGTQSIFSIQVLPRVLAGKPAQVPADLDAPHSWTYAGDVARTLVAVATDERALGRAWHVPTAPPVSLRELTGLACRLADAPRPKLSVMPGAVLWLGGLFNPLARELRETQYQFRRPFVLDSSAATETFGIEATRTDHALREMVIPRP; translated from the coding sequence ATGTCCCTGCACGTGATCGTCGGCGCCGGACCGATCGGCTCGGCCACCGCGAAGCTGCTCGCCGGCCAGGGCCACCAGGTCCGGCTGGTGACCCGGCGGGGCACCGGCCCCGAGCATCCGGAAATCGAGCTGGCCGCCGCCGACGCGGCCGACCGCACCGCACTGGCGAAGCTCAGCCATGGCGCCGAAGCGCTCTACAACTGCGCGAGCCCGCCGTATCACCGCTGGCCGGTGGACTGGCCTCCGTTGGCGGATTCACTGCTCGCGACGGCGGAAGAGACCGGCGCCGTCCTCGTCACCACGAGCAACCTGTACGGCTACGGGCCGGTGGACGGGCCGATGACCGAGCGCGCCCCGCTCGGCAGCACGGGGGTCAAGGGCGGGGTCCGGCGGCGGATGTGGCTGGACGCGCTGGCCGCGCACGAAGCCGGCCGCGTCCGGGCCACCGAGGTGCGGTCGTCGGACTATCTCGGTGCCGGTACCCAGAGCATCTTCAGCATCCAGGTGCTGCCGCGGGTGCTGGCCGGCAAACCCGCGCAGGTGCCGGCCGACCTGGACGCCCCGCACAGCTGGACCTACGCCGGTGATGTGGCGCGCACGCTGGTCGCCGTCGCCACCGACGAACGGGCCTTGGGACGGGCGTGGCACGTGCCGACCGCGCCGCCGGTGTCCCTTCGCGAGCTGACCGGCCTGGCCTGCCGGCTGGCCGATGCGCCGCGGCCGAAGCTGTCCGTCATGCCGGGGGCCGTGCTCTGGCTCGGCGGGCTGTTCAACCCGCTGGCCCGTGAGCTGCGGGAGACGCAGTACCAGTTCCGCCGCCCGTTCGTGCTCGACTCGTCGGCCGCGACGGAGACCTTCGGCATCGAAGCCACCCGCACCGACCACGCCCTGCGCGAAATGGTCATCCCGCGGCCGTGA
- a CDS encoding thiamine pyrophosphate-binding protein: MAGVTSGAVQLTDALAELGVGTVFGLPGVHNLPIWEAVAGTGIRLIGVRHEQTAGYAADGYARATGRLGVAVVTTGPGAANTLGAVGEAMASASPVLVIATDIPSGLRRPGVVRGVLHETSDQAAMFAPVTKATFTVESAEDIARTVRHAAEVAQRPQSGPVYLGIPTDFLHQETGRAADADYPVAELTLDPAALDSARELLANAERPLIWAGGGALRSGAGAEVGELAERLAAPVVTTFAARGLLPPGHPCLAPNPVHAPEVGALWDEADVVLAVGTDFDGLMTQNWLMPQPPKLVAINVDAEDAAKNYPPDVLLLGDAREVTAKLAGALPARSTVDELAERLVGIGERLRHRVQAEEPQAAQFLDALEDVLTSATVVVSDMCVAGYWAGGFHRAPAPRTFAYPMGWGTLGFGFPASIGVAAAAPGRAICVTGDGGFLYGCGELATIAQERLPVTVVIVDDGGYGMLRFDQDQAGLAQRGVNWTSPDFVAMAESFGVRARRVEGFGDEFRKLLGEFVYTDEPNVLVVGATLKPPLNTSPRWYRKESR, encoded by the coding sequence GTGGCGGGGGTGACGAGTGGAGCTGTCCAGCTGACCGACGCGCTGGCTGAGTTGGGTGTCGGTACTGTTTTCGGCCTTCCCGGGGTGCACAACCTGCCGATCTGGGAGGCGGTCGCCGGCACCGGCATCCGGCTGATCGGGGTCCGGCACGAGCAGACCGCCGGTTACGCGGCGGACGGGTACGCCCGCGCCACCGGGCGGCTCGGGGTTGCGGTGGTGACCACCGGCCCCGGCGCGGCGAACACGCTCGGCGCGGTCGGTGAGGCGATGGCGTCCGCGTCGCCGGTGCTGGTCATCGCCACCGACATTCCCTCCGGGCTGCGGCGGCCGGGAGTGGTGCGCGGGGTGCTGCACGAGACCAGTGACCAGGCCGCGATGTTCGCGCCGGTCACCAAGGCGACCTTCACCGTCGAGTCCGCCGAGGACATCGCGCGGACCGTCCGGCACGCGGCGGAGGTGGCGCAAAGGCCGCAGAGCGGGCCGGTTTACCTGGGCATTCCCACCGACTTCCTGCACCAGGAGACCGGCCGCGCCGCCGATGCCGACTACCCGGTCGCCGAACTCACCCTGGACCCGGCCGCGCTGGACAGCGCCCGCGAGCTGCTCGCGAACGCGGAACGCCCACTGATCTGGGCCGGCGGTGGTGCGCTTCGCTCCGGCGCGGGCGCCGAGGTCGGTGAGCTGGCGGAAAGGCTGGCCGCTCCGGTGGTCACCACTTTCGCCGCGCGTGGACTGCTTCCGCCGGGGCATCCCTGCCTCGCGCCGAACCCGGTGCACGCCCCCGAGGTCGGCGCGCTCTGGGACGAGGCGGACGTGGTGCTCGCCGTCGGCACCGACTTCGACGGGCTGATGACGCAGAACTGGCTGATGCCGCAGCCGCCGAAGCTCGTCGCGATCAATGTGGACGCCGAGGACGCCGCCAAGAACTACCCGCCGGACGTGCTACTTCTCGGCGACGCCCGCGAAGTCACCGCGAAACTCGCCGGAGCGTTGCCGGCACGATCCACAGTGGACGAACTGGCCGAGCGGCTGGTCGGGATCGGCGAGCGGCTGCGCCACCGCGTCCAGGCCGAGGAACCGCAGGCGGCCCAGTTCCTGGACGCGCTGGAGGACGTGCTGACCAGCGCCACCGTGGTGGTCAGCGACATGTGCGTGGCCGGTTACTGGGCCGGCGGCTTCCACCGCGCGCCCGCGCCGCGCACCTTCGCCTACCCGATGGGCTGGGGCACCCTCGGCTTCGGCTTCCCCGCCTCGATCGGCGTCGCCGCGGCCGCGCCCGGCCGCGCCATCTGCGTCACCGGCGACGGCGGTTTCCTTTACGGCTGCGGCGAACTGGCCACCATCGCGCAGGAACGGCTGCCGGTCACCGTGGTCATCGTGGACGACGGCGGCTACGGCATGCTCCGGTTCGACCAGGACCAGGCCGGCCTCGCGCAGCGCGGGGTGAACTGGACGTCACCGGACTTCGTGGCAATGGCGGAGAGCTTCGGCGTGCGCGCGCGGCGCGTCGAGGGTTTCGGCGACGAGTTCCGCAAGCTGCTCGGTGAGTTCGTCTACACGGACGAGCCGAACGTGCTCGTCGTCGGTGCCACCCTGAAGCCGCCGCTGAACACGTCACCGCGCTGGTACCGCAAGGAAAGCCGATGA